GAACTTAGTTGTATGCGAAACCCGCCGTGGGTGCTGGGGTGACCCCTGCGAATTAATACTGGCCCGTCGTGCCAACGACCGCCCGCCGTTGGCGGGCGCGGCCCCTTGCCAATGGCTTAATACTGCGCTGCCGTCGCCACGGCCAGGGGTAACCCCTGCACCTTAGTGAGGAAGAAGATGCGGCCTGGCGGCCTGTTAGAATTTTTATTGTGTCATCCTGAGCGCAGCGAAGGATCTCGCGCGTAAGCGCGTTTGCAGTCGTTGGGCGCCGGACGCCGGAGTTTTCGTTGTCCGGCGAGATTCTTCGCCGCAGCGGCTCAGAATGACACGAGGGTCGTCTTCGTTCTTGTGTCATTCTAGAGCGAAGCGAAGAATCCCGGCTCCTTCCCTGCCTCGCCCTGACAGGGAGAGGCCGCGCCTACGGCGCGGGTGAGGGTCCGCTATCCAGGATGCCCCTGTCCGCGCGCTCTTTCTTTGTGTCATCCCGACCGAAGTCGCTCCCTTCCTCGTGTCATTCCGACCAAAGTCCGCGAAGCGGAGGGACCCCGGATCCGCGATCCTTATCCTCATAATTTGCCCTGTGCCAGTGGCAGTACTGCTCTGTCGGGGAGGCGAAGTTGTCGGTCGCGCGGCAGTCTGCTAACTCACGGGCATGAATCTCCGCCACGCCGCCGCGCTCGCGCAGGTGGGCGACAGGCTCATCGCGCCGCCGCGACGTAGACCTTGGTTCTCTCGTCGATTCCGGCGGCCGATCCTGGTGCACTGGTAACGCAGGTAAGTTTTCCGAAACACCTCGGTTACCTCGATCACGGCTTGTAGCGGCCTCGGAACCTTGAGGCTACTCACTTATCGACTCTGCACATGCTGAAACCGTTTCTTGAGCCGTAGGAACGGCAATTCGAGCCACTGATAGGATGCAGCCGCCAGTAAGATCGTGACTGCAAGAGCCAGGAGCGGAAACAAGGCCCATTTCTCAGATGGCGGCAAGCTTTTGCAAGCATGCACGACCAGGACCAGCGCCAGTCCGTGGAAGACATAGAGCCCGTACGAGATGCGGCCAAGATAGATCATCCAGCCTGCCGCGTTGATCCCTATCGCAGCGAGCAGAAACGCGCACTGCCGAGGGCCGACATCGGATAGCTGAGGAACGGTGGAGCGCCGCTCGCACACACCCAGAGAAATGCGCCCGCCACGATCAAGCCCCAGCGATATTCGGTTTTCGGTAATGACCCGGAAAAAATAGCAGCGAGTAGAATCCCGCAGGCAATCGGGTCCAGGTGGGCCAAGGTGTCATACCAGAAAGCGAAGGCTGGCACACCTTTATGGCTCAGCATCGCGCGAAACATAATCGAGACACCCCACACTAGGAGTCCGGCGCTCCCGATGCTGTTGCGGGTGAGACTGCGCGCCACAAGCGGCCAGCTCAAGTAGAACTGCTCCTCGATGCAGACGCTCCAAAGCGACGAAAGTACCAGCGATGCGCCAGGTGGCCACCGGAATATCACGAAGTTACCGACGAATAGCGCGAAACAGGCGAAATATCGCATATTGACGGTTATAAAAGGGACCAGCCTTAGCACGATGAATATCGCGCCAAGAAACGAAAAATAGAGCGGCCAGATGCGCAGGATGCGTCGGCAATAGAAGGCCGACAGGTCCACCTGGCCCGTCCGATCCTTCTCGCGCATCAGAAGCTCCGTGATTAGGTAGGCGCTGAGTACAAAGAATAAGTCCACACCAAAGCGGCCCGAGTCCCAGATTCGAGCGGCCAGATTCAGTAGAGCGCTATGTTGAGCGCCCGGAAGGAAACTGCTTTCGTCCCCCGCATCCCGCAGATGATAGAAGAACACTGCTGCGAATGCCGTGAAGCGTAGGGCATCGAGCTCGGGGAGATAGAACCGTTGTTGTGGTTGAGATGCAGATTCGTAAAAGTTACTTGCAACGTGGGTCCCTTGCCTGGCACTGAGCTTCACAGCTCGCCCCGATGAAAGGCGCGAAGGTTGAGGAAGTGTTCGTCGCTCCCACACATCCCACACTCGACGAAGTCCTCGCCGGGCAGGTACACGCCCTTGGCCCCCGGCAGCTTCGGTCCGTGTCGTGACACCTTTACGTCGCCCCCGCACCTGCCAAGTTCGGCAAATCCGCACGCGTTGCGGTCGAGGATGATCTTCTCGGCTATGGCCTCCACTCGCCGGCGAAGCTCGTCGTCGGTTTCGTCGTTGTTTGCCATTGGCTTAACCTCCCGGCTTAGAATGCGCCGGGTCGAGTTGCATGTCGAGGCAGCGCGCCCGAGTAGTAGTGGTCCCGATCCGGGTTAAGGCGGTAGCGGGTGCCCTATGTTGAAGGTGTGCAAGGGCGGCGGCTCTCTTGAGCGCGGACAGCCACTAATGGCGCCGCTTTCCCAACCGCGCAGAGGATTATAAATCCACCGATGCCATTTATCCGGCGATCGCGCGGCTAATCTTGGCCTCGCTTGGCCTGAACCAAGCGCCCAAATACCCCACCTTATCCGCCATCTGCCGGTAGTCGGACCGCAATCGCGCCTGATTGGACCCGCTACAGTCCCAAATACGCCGGGACGAACAGCCCCATATCGACCGTGCCCCATCCGCTGGCTTTGTCATAGCCGGGGACCGCGGAAAATCCGGCGACTCCGTTGGCAGAGTTGTTGCCCGACGTCACGTCGCGAATCCCGGTCGTTGCGCCGTCGTTCTCCGCGCCGAGTTGATAGATTCGCGTGTTGAGATTGCCGGCCGGAGCGCCCTTCTGCTGCGAGATCAGTTGGCTGATGCCCGCCCATGATGGAGCGCCGATGCTGGTGCCACCGATGCAGCATTCGACGGCAGGCACGCCGGTGTACGGGTCGCGGCCGCCATAGAAGAAACCCGGCGAATAGGGACTGGCGCCAAACGAGATGTCGGGAACGTCGCGCCTTTTATCCTTGCGAATCAGCCCGTTCTGAAACGCGGGCTTCTTGAAGACCTTGCTCTGGCCGCCGCCGGAGGCGCCGCGGCTGTCGTTCCACACGCTTTCTGCAACGGAGCCGGCGTCGTCGCCGTTGCCGTCGAAAACAGGCGTGAACTCGGTGCCGCCAATCGCGGTCACGTATGGCGACGCTGCCAGTTCACTGACACTGCGTGTCGTGGCGGGCACGCAAGCACCCTGCCTCTGATTAAATACATACGCCACTGCGCCTGTGTCGCCGGTCGCGACGAACACGGACTGGCCTTGCGCAGCCGCCTGCTTAAACAAACCGTTCTGGGTTCGGTAGAAGCCTTTCGAGCCGCCGCAGAATCCGAAGCTGATACTGATCGCGCTGCACGGGCTGTTCGTTTCCGTCACCGCAGCATGGATTGCGTCGAGAATGGCTGAAGACTTCGTGTGGTTCTGATCGCCGAGATAGATGCGGATGCTCGAAGCGGGCGCGACGGTGTGCGAATAGTTCACGTCAAGCATCGTCTCGTCTGCGTCCACAGTCTGGCCCGGGTCGGTGCCATCAACCAACACGATGTTGAAGTTAGCGCCGATCGTCAGCGCGGGCAGATCGAACTGGCTGTTGAATGCGTCCGCGGCAGGCTGATCGATGTTCGAGTCCTCGACGACCGCGATGCACCCGGCGCCGCTACCGTCGATGCCACCGTTCAACAGCGGCGTTTCGTCGTAGAAGGCATATATGTCGGCAGGACCGAAGGCCGGCCCGACGCCGCTGACCATTGCATCGGGCGAACTGGCGCTGGAATCGCGCCTGGGCACGCGATGCATCGCGGGCTTGCTGTGCAGCAGGTTGTCGAGGCCGCGGATCGATTCGATTAGCGGTGCGAGGTCGGCGGGTACGGCGGGATCGCCGGTGTTGGAATACAGACGGGCGTCGGCCGTCGCGGCAATCTTAACGGCGAAGACGTTTTCCGCCTGCACCACCGTGCCGGTGAAAGAGACCTCTCGGGTCGAGGCGTCGGCAGACCTGACGGTGAAACCCTTTTTCTTAAGCCATCGCGCGACTCGCGCAAGGTCGGCCTCCGTGGGTCCGAAACGGCCGGTGAATTCATCCGGAGTCAGCCACCGATGGTATTGCGATGACGCCGGATTCTGCTGATCGGCAAGCAGGCGCGTCAGTTCAGCGCGATTGCGCAGCGCCATCGTGAGCTGCATCGCGAGCGGCCGCGAAGGCGATGCGGCGGCCTCGCCCACAATCTCGGCGGCTTCGTCGGGATGGTTGCCCGCGAGGATCGTGGCCGGATCGCCGGCCGCGGCGGGCCGTGCGGCCGCGACGATCAGCGCGAGTCCCGTGATCAGGATAAACTGGCGCAACGTCCCAAACCTGTCCATCAAACTTGCGGAGCCTCCATGCCGTTCCAGCCTACCGATAGCGGGCGCGTTGACAAGAGGCGCGATGCGCCGGAGAATTAACGCCTAATGGCACGAATTACCGTTGAAGATTGCCTGGAAAACATCCCCAACCGCTTCGAGCTCGTGCTCGGCGCGGCGCGGCGCGCCAAACAACTGCTCAAGGGCGCGCGGCCACTGGTGGAATCGGACAACAAAGAAGTAGTCACGGCGTTGCGCGAAATCGCCGCCGGCAAGGTCACGATCGAAGAACCCGACGCCTGACCGGGCACGATCGATTCGACAAGAACCGACACCGCGCCGCGCCGCCGACGGCTCGAGCATTGGTGTCCGCATCTCGTACCAGCGTGTGGTGAAGCTGGAGCCAGCCTGTGGCGCGCAAACCCGGCAAACCGATCCGTCGCAAGCGCACAACCAAAGCGAAACGCGCTAGTAACGCCGGCGCCGACGCTCGTCGCGCGCGCGCGATTCCCGAGCCGATCGCGGCTGAAGAGTCCGAATTGGAGCTCGGCCCCGAAGCCGGCGTCAGCGCCGAGGCTGCCGATGACGCGCCGATCGAAGTCTCCGAGTTTCGTCCGATAGAAAGCACCGACGACGAAGCGCCGGCGCCGTCCGAGCAGGAGCCCGCCGAGGTTGAAGCCGACGCCGCCAACGACGGCGGCGCGCTCGTAGCCGCCGATCCGCTGGGCCGCTACCTGGCCGAGATTCGCCGCTTCCCGCTGCTGACGCGCGAGGAGGAGGCCGTGATCGCGCGGCGCTACGTCAGGGACAAGGATCCGGAGGACGCTTACCGGCTGGTCACCGCCAATCTGCGCCTGGTCGTGAAACTCGCGTACGAGTTCGCGCGCGCGACGAAAAACGTGCTCGACCTGGTACAGGAGGGCAACGTCGGCCTGATGGAAGCGGTCAAGAATTTCGACCCCGAGCATGGAATCCGCTTTCCCTCCTACGCGGTGTGGTGGGTGCGCGCGTATATCTACCGTTACCTGATCAACAACTGGCGGCTGGTCAAGATCGGCACAACCCAGGCGCAG
This region of Candidatus Binatus sp. genomic DNA includes:
- the rpoZ gene encoding DNA-directed RNA polymerase subunit omega: MARITVEDCLENIPNRFELVLGAARRAKQLLKGARPLVESDNKEVVTALREIAAGKVTIEEPDA
- a CDS encoding acyltransferase; its protein translation is MKLSARQGTHVASNFYESASQPQQRFYLPELDALRFTAFAAVFFYHLRDAGDESSFLPGAQHSALLNLAARIWDSGRFGVDLFFVLSAYLITELLMREKDRTGQVDLSAFYCRRILRIWPLYFSFLGAIFIVLRLVPFITVNMRYFACFALFVGNFVIFRWPPGASLVLSSLWSVCIEEQFYLSWPLVARSLTRNSIGSAGLLVWGVSIMFRAMLSHKGVPAFAFWYDTLAHLDPIACGILLAAIFSGSLPKTEYRWGLIVAGAFLWVCASGAPPFLSYPMSALGSARFCSLR
- a CDS encoding S53 family peptidase, with the translated sequence MDRFGTLRQFILITGLALIVAAARPAAAGDPATILAGNHPDEAAEIVGEAAASPSRPLAMQLTMALRNRAELTRLLADQQNPASSQYHRWLTPDEFTGRFGPTEADLARVARWLKKKGFTVRSADASTREVSFTGTVVQAENVFAVKIAATADARLYSNTGDPAVPADLAPLIESIRGLDNLLHSKPAMHRVPRRDSSASSPDAMVSGVGPAFGPADIYAFYDETPLLNGGIDGSGAGCIAVVEDSNIDQPAADAFNSQFDLPALTIGANFNIVLVDGTDPGQTVDADETMLDVNYSHTVAPASSIRIYLGDQNHTKSSAILDAIHAAVTETNSPCSAISISFGFCGGSKGFYRTQNGLFKQAAAQGQSVFVATGDTGAVAYVFNQRQGACVPATTRSVSELAASPYVTAIGGTEFTPVFDGNGDDAGSVAESVWNDSRGASGGGQSKVFKKPAFQNGLIRKDKRRDVPDISFGASPYSPGFFYGGRDPYTGVPAVECCIGGTSIGAPSWAGISQLISQQKGAPAGNLNTRIYQLGAENDGATTGIRDVTSGNNSANGVAGFSAVPGYDKASGWGTVDMGLFVPAYLGL
- a CDS encoding RNA polymerase factor sigma-32 → MARKPGKPIRRKRTTKAKRASNAGADARRARAIPEPIAAEESELELGPEAGVSAEAADDAPIEVSEFRPIESTDDEAPAPSEQEPAEVEADAANDGGALVAADPLGRYLAEIRRFPLLTREEEAVIARRYVRDKDPEDAYRLVTANLRLVVKLAYEFARATKNVLDLVQEGNVGLMEAVKNFDPEHGIRFPSYAVWWVRAYIYRYLINNWRLVKIGTTQAQRKLFFNLRKETERLEREGFTPQPLLLAHRMGVRESDVREMQERMGQSELSLDQPAGASDDTRLLDVIPDAAHNPETETADREWRDFAHDKVEQFAATLAGKELEIFKARLLSEDPETLQVIGTRFGISRERVRQIETRLKRRLKEFIEAKAPDIDDAGPS